The Solanum dulcamara chromosome 6, daSolDulc1.2, whole genome shotgun sequence genome contains the following window.
TAATCATatccttaaaaaaaatattgtaataaTCATACTAACATTGTAATAACCATATCCTATAAAAACAATATTGTAATAATCATACTAATATCTATAGTTGTATAAGCCACAAAAAGTGTTACTTGAGGCTTGCCAGACCACAATTTCagactttatatatttttttccttcagtTTGCTGATTTGAATATCACTCTAATACTTTAATTAATTGTTCCAACGTGTATCACTTTTATCTCttgtttttttattcatttgGGATAGAGCCCTTTATTCCTAAATGATTGATTTGCTATCAATGCTCCTTATTACTTTGTTAAAAATCCAGAATTCCCTAAACATAAGTCTTGAAGTTTTTAAGAAACATGAACGAGAAAGTATGAAAAGAGATGAGCTAATATTCTCTATCTCCATTCTCCTTCTAATCTTCAATTTCTTTATTGCGTAGCAGACATTGCCCTTACTCCCCAATATAACAAAGAGTAAACACCAAATAATAACATAAGGTGTAAAAACAAAATAGTGTAGAACACTACCTTATCATTCTCATTTCCAGATTCGCCAACCCATAGTTTTCCTTCGGAGTCTCTCAAGCAAACAGCAGAATGGCCAACATAAGCTCCTGATACCCATTTCTCTAAAGTCTCAAAACCACCCCAGCGACCTCTAATTTTTGATATTGCAAGAAAATCTCCAGAATGTATGTCATCAGTATTAGTAAGATTGGTAACCCATGGCTGCGGGCGTTTTTCAAATGAAGAACCCATATGTTTCTTGAGAAAACCAATATTTGAGTTCTCACCCCATCCAGTGTTCGTGAACAACGGAAGAACATCCCATAGTGCTGAAAGGGTTCCTAACATTCCTGCTTGCATTAGGAAAATTGAGATACCTTTATGTTTGACCTGTTTCAATTTTATTCCATTAGTATCATGAATTATGCTTAAATTAGTGCCCTTCTAGCTTCATTTAAGAAATGATTGGGACTCACGTATTCTAACTCAGCCCGAGACTCCCACTCTTTGATTTCAAGAGTATGTTCACGAGACAATACATAGTAGTCCCATGTTACACGAAATGGGGTTGCAAAGACGTAAAGGTCCATACATGTCCAACTGTGTGCATTGCTCACCTGCAAACTATTTTAATTTGAGTACCAATATTGATATATGGAGTAGTTAAAGAATCTCACAGATAAAGCATTGACATTAAAATGGGAACTCTTCCCATCCAAGCATTGAAAAAAAAGGCACAAGAAATATATCAATAATCTATCCCATATATTATGCCGAGAACAAATAATCATTACTAATAATGCATACAGATTTGGCCTTCCAAAATGTTTCAATTCTCAACAAACACCATAACATTGGTatttccaacatagctgagctaCAGTTTCAACTAATAAAGCCAACATATACTCAATGCAAAGACTGGGGTTCCGTAAAAGGATACCTCTCATCCAGGCGTGTGGAGAAGTTTCAGTGAATAACATTAGTCAGATACAACTCAACTTTTAGAGCTTCACATGAAGAGGAGTAGAGCAATGACTCAAGATTAGGTTACTTCAACCCATTTTTCCCACATCAATCTGGCAACCAAATCAAGAGATATCTAATAGCAAAGGATATTCAGGACCAGTTGTGAATCACCTATCAATATTCCTCGTAAATATACTCAAAAAGAAATAATGCTAAACACAATCAATGAATCAATCAACTACGCTCAATCCCAGCTAATTGTGTTCAGCCATATGAATCCTCTATATCCATTGACCATTCCGTTCCATTTGAGCCCATTTAATTCGAATACAACTACATAATTTGTATTTCAAGGCAAATTATGGATTCTTTTCTCTAAAGCAATAGGATCTTATATTTATACAAGTCTCAAACCAGACTAAGAAAACAACTGTTTAAACACCATACTTAAGTGTAACACTGATAACTAATCCTCAGAAAAAATACTAAACGCAACCCTAAGGGGTTGGCCTGGTGGCAATTGACTTGAGCCTTGGGATTTGCTCCCTTTCaaggtctcaagttcgaaacccACTGGGTGCAAACAATTTCTGAGGGCCATCGGACTGGGTAAAACCTGAATTAACCGTGGTGCACTTGCGGGAAAATCCTTGCCGAGGGCCTTTGCACCCCCGGGATTAGTCGGGGCTCTAAGAGACTCGGACACCCGGtgcaaatcaaaaaaaataaaggcaGATCTCCAGTACTATTTACGAGTTCACGTGAAGCCAATAGCTTTTAATTGAGTCCTGTATATGTAATAAGAAATCCACTAAATATCAATAAATGTTTGACCGTGAACctagttattattgtatattaacTTGAGGTTGCTAGCgaactcataaaattcaaatcttCAATCCGCCTTAGTTCCCAAACTCCCCAATAAAGAACCAtattgacttataagctataACTACCCAGAAGTTATTCTTTGGTATAAAGTTGCACTCAATCAATAGAGACATGAATAAGAACTTCTATCTAAGAAAAACAACGAAAGATACAGCAAAACAATATGAAGTTTTCAAAAATAGCTATTGCAAGTAGTTACTTGAATAGAAAATCTTAGTAGCACTGTTGATTAACTAGCTAACTTTCAGCTTGTTAGTGACGGTTCGATTCCCACCTTGTAATCACCTTCCCCATTTCCCCCTGCCCccaattccttttttttctttttacttgaaTAGACCAACACCCAcgtggaaaaaaaaaaaaactaaaatagcAAAATAGATTTGGGGAAACCTTAATATGAAGGGTTCCTCCACCAAATTGACTATTAGATTTGTTATGAAGCTCCAACCAAGCAATATTCTTGTAAAAGCAAGCACCTTTCCACTCCAGTGTGTTATTCCCTTCAATTGAAGCAACCCCAACAAAAGTGGGCATGATATCCACTGCACTATAAAGGGAGTTTAGTATAGGCCAAGAGACTTGTCTTGGTAATAATggcaaaatatcttttggatgAAATGGTGTTTTAAACCCATGAATCTGCCATGACAAAAGCTGAAAAAGGAACAAGAAAGTGATAAAGCTGTGATTTTTCGAGATTATAGCCATGGTTGTCTTCTATGGAAGCTTTGTTTGTTCAATAGATGTCTATTTCAAGAAAATTGGACTCCACAGCTCATAGAAAATGGATTTTCCACCATTTATCTGAATTTAGCTTACGTGAAGATCTTTCCAGTTTTATTTATTTCGACTTTCTGacgagaaaatgacaaaaatggtcGTTTGAGCACATTGAATAGTTCTAATTTATAAGTCAATCAGAAGTTAATATTTTTGGGAGTTTCACCATGTTTttcattatgaatttttttttaaaaaaatatatatatttacaaaagtgaaaaatgatattcCAAAATAGGAATTTTGTTTTCTATTAACGTAAATTGATATCAAGTTGAACTCTAGAATCTTATAGCCACATATGTTTTTCGAAATttcaactcaaaaaaaaataaaaaattatggcCAAACACAGCCTAGTTGGATATTTTATACTTTTtccgtttttatttatttgtctgATTTGAATTTAGTACTCCATCCGTCCCATTTTAGTTATCGTGATAAAGTTTTGCacaattcttaaaaaatattaattaaaagagttatttgactaatatacctcttattaattttttgatctttatCTATTTTTGTGTCTCTTAATACAAGAATAATTCTCTGTTGATTGCTTAAATTgacaactatttttaatatacataacaactaatttgggacggagggagtatggAGTTTGAGaaagtaataaaaaaatttgaaccTTGTGGCCAAATcaaagatatataaaatatattaaaatatcttttaatcttATATACTTAAATATATCACGTGAAAATATAGAACTAAAAGGTTATAAGTGAAGTAAAGACCAAAGAGTCATTCCTTTTAAATGGGAtaataaaaaatgtaaaatagataaattaaaatACAGAGAGTAATTTATATACCTTAGATTTATTAGAAATAAAGATTTTATCATAAAAACTAACACTAAAAGGATATGAAAATCAATCATCCTAAAATATACAACACAAAAAACTACACTAACGCTAAAAGGATATGAAAACTAGCAGATATTACAGATGAAAAAGTTGCACTAAActttagaaataaataaaaatagtagaaattataaaaattgtACCAAATGTAAGTTccaactattttttttctccgTAAATTCCattaaatataaagaaatagaCAAAAATGAGTAAATATTTGACAGtactaaaaatattaacttttgataaatttgaagaACTAAAAGGTACAATTTTAAACGTTTTAGTCATTTTCTCAATttagaaaaaaagttttttttcttaactttagtttcattattttaattattttttttgtcaatcTACGTTTTCGTCTACATTACGCAATAGTGATAGGAAAGAAAATACCTCGAATATACTTATAACAAATATTTCATCATCCTCAGTATTGATCACATAATTTTGCTTGTACGCAAGTTCAAGGGAAAAAAAGAGTTCGATACATACTAACTTAGTTTTCgtgagaatatttttttttttattgggaCGTTCGCTCTTAGAAATGAATATGTAGTGTGCAATTCGAAATTATTTGGAC
Protein-coding sequences here:
- the LOC129892128 gene encoding uncharacterized protein LOC129892128, which translates into the protein MAIISKNHSFITFLFLFQLLSWQIHGFKTPFHPKDILPLLPRQVSWPILNSLYSAVDIMPTFVGVASIEGNNTLEWKGACFYKNIAWLELHNKSNSQFGGGTLHIKVSNAHSWTCMDLYVFATPFRVTWDYYVLSREHTLEIKEWESRAELEYVKHKGISIFLMQAGMLGTLSALWDVLPLFTNTGWGENSNIGFLKKHMGSSFEKRPQPWVTNLTNTDDIHSGDFLAISKIRGRWGGFETLEKWVSGAYVGHSAVCLRDSEGKLWVGESGNENDKGEDVIALLPWEEWWDFELTKDDSNPHIALLPLHPDLRAKFNETAAWEYAKSMAGMPYGFHNLIFSWIDTIDGNYPSPLDANLVASVMTVWNQLQPAYAANMWNEALNKRLGTQNLTLPDILVEVEKRKSSFAKLLAIPEQDDWVYSDGKSTSCVAFILEMYKEAGLFGELASSIQVTEFTIKDAYSLKFFENNSSRLPKWCNADDNVNLPFCQIRGKYRMELPGYNSMDVYPHMNEGCPSMPPKYYRPQHC